In Desulfovibrio sp. UIB00, the sequence TGAAGGTGTGCGCCGCTACATGCGCGGCGCGCTCAACACCTCGCCTTTGAGTGCCCACGTCATGCCTGTGGTGCATATCGACGATCTGGCCCGGCTGGGCGAAAGCGTCATGTCCCTTGGCAACAGCGCCGGCGAGGGCTGGCTGCTGCCCGCAGAAATGCTGGAGTTTCTCGAACACGGCACAAACAACATACTCTGTCTGCAACCCTTTGGCTGCCTGCCGAACCACGTGGTGGGGCGCGGCGCGTTCAAGGCCGTGCGCCGTCAACGTTCCGAGGCCAACATCATGGCGCTGGATTACGACCCCGGCAGCAGCGAAGCCAATCAGCTCAACCGCATACGTCTTTTCATGGCTATCGCCAGAGAGAAGGAAAAGGAGAGGGAAGAAGCCGCCCGGCATGCCCGGCACACCTATACGGGCGCAATGGGAAGCGACAGAGTATACTGGCAGCAATAAACCGCAAAAAACCGCCCGCCGGAATACTTCCAGCGGGCGGTTTTATATTATCTGCACAAGATCACATCATGCCCAGTAAACTATCTGAAGCATGAGGGAACAAAAGGCCTGCTCCAGCTACGCTGAAAAAGGCTATTCTTCGCGGGGGGGCAGTTCCCGGCCGCCCTCTTCAAGGCGTTGCAGGAACTTGTCGCGGCATTCGTAGCTACAGAAACGGTGAACGGTTTCGCCGTCACGCACGGATATAGAACCGTCAACGGCCACATACGCGCCGCATTCGGGGTCTTTGACCATCTCGCCAGCGGCAACCTTACGCTCCATTTCAGCAGCGCTTTCCTGCTTGCTTTCCTTCTGCTTCTTGTTCAGATCATTGGCAAAAAGGCGATACAGGGCGTAGCCCGCCAAAATCAGAATGAGCCACTTTACCATTTGTTATGCTCCTTAATCCCGTGGCACGGGTCGCGTAAGGCTGGATTGCAGCCCTTTCAGGCATATTAAAGCCGTGGAAAACAATATCACAGAGGGCGGCACCAGTCACTGAAAAATTCTGTCCCCTTCCACGCGGCATACTGTACGCGCCAGCCAATCCCTCACGGGCAGGCCATCTACAACGATCAGGGGCGCGACATCAAGTAATGGCCGCATGACAAAAGCCCGCACCGTCATCCGTGGGTGCGGCACAAGGCAATGGGGATCAGTACTCCGCTCCTGCCCAAAAAGCAGCAGATCAACATCAATCACACGCGGCCCAAAGCGCAGTACCGGGTCAGGGCTGCGCACCCGCCCAAGCTTGGCCTCTATGTCCAGCAGCGCGTCCACAAGGGTGCAAGGCCGCCAGCTATCGCCGGGAAAAAGTTCAACCACCTGATTGAGAAACCAGGGTTGCTCCGTGTATTCCTGCGGTTCTGTGCGGTAGACAGGGGATACTGCGCCAATGCCCATTTCCGGCAGTTCCGCAAGGGCGTCCAGCGCTGCTGCAAGTTTTTCTGCCGCTGTGTCGCAGTTGGAGCCAAGGCTCACGTAAGACCGCAGCTTTGTTTGATCTGCCATCAGGTTTCCTTCAGATAGGTTCAGCCCGCATTTTAGCAAGGATTGCAGCATACCTTTTTTCGCGGAAAGGATAAAGCCCACCGCATGCAACGCATCCGGGCGGTTTTGATTGCAAAAGGCTTGCTCCGTTGCGGCAAGGCGGCTAGCATGGGCGCATGGCACATCCACGCACCAAAGCCCCTGCCCTGGCAACCCTTTTACCTCTGTGGCGGGATTTTTTACTGGCCCAGCGTGGCCTTTCGCCCAATACGGTTGAAGCCTACGGGCAGGATCTTGAGAGTTTTTTTCTGTACCGACAGGAGCTGGCTCAGGGCGCGGCGGAAGAATCCCTGCCCGACCCCGATGAGCAGGAGATTTTTCTGTACCTTGCCTGGTTGCGCGCGCGGCAGAACACGGGGCGCACCCTGGCACGCCGCCTTTCCGCCCTGCGGGCATTTTTTGCTTTTGCCGTTGATGAAGGCAGGTTGCGTAAAAACCCTGCTGAATTGCTGGAAAATCCCAAGTTGCCCCAACACCTGCCGGAGGTGCTGACAAGGGATGAAATGGAATCCCTGCTTGCCCAGCCAGACCTGCGCGACAAAAGCGGCAAACGCGACCGTTGCATGCTTGAACTTCTGTACGCCGCAGGCTTGCGTGTTTCTGAGCTGTGCACCATGTGTGTGCCTGATCTTGACCTGCAACGCGGCCTTGTACGCGTTTTCGGCAAGGGTTCCAAAGAAAGGCTGGTGCCCCTGCACGACATGATGCAGCAGATGCTGGCAGACTATATCAGCGCATGCAGACCCCTTTTTACGCCCACTGGCAACCAGCTTTTCGTCAACCGCTCTGGCCGTGCTCTGACGCGCCAGTACGTGTGGAAAATGGTTAAAAAATACGCACTTGAGGCGGGCATTCGCCGCGCCATTTCGCCGCACACGTTCAGACATTCCTTTGCCACCCACCTGCTCGAGGGCGGCGCGGACCTGCGCGCCGTGCAGATGCTGCTTGGCCATGCCGACATAAGCGCCACAGAAATTTATACCCATGTGCAGGCAGAGCGCCTGCGCGGCATACACCATCAATTCCATCCCCGGAGCCGCCAGTGACCCTTGCGCCGGAAACGACCCCACAGACGGCATCCGCCCAAACCACAGCTGGCCAGACTGCCCCCGTACAGGCGGCGTCCGCTTCTGCGGCCTCAGCAGTGCAGCATACAGCCGGGACAACGCTCATCACCTGCCACGCAAGTGCAGATTTTGACGCCTTTGCGGCAATGCTGGCGGCACGATTCCTTTACACACCGCATGTGCTGCTCTTTCCCGGCACACAGGAGCGCGGCCTGCAAAAACTCATTGCCGGGTTGGATACGGCGGCGCTGGGCATTGTGGAAACTCCTGCAATTCCGTGGGATTCCATAACCCGCCTTGTGGTTGTGGATACCCGCCAGCGTGGCCGCATCAGCCATGTGGCCCAACTGCTCGACCGTGATGACGTAACCGTGGAATTGTGGGATCACCACCCGGATTCCACGGACGACATCACAAGCCCGCACACGCACATGGCGCACATAGGCTCTGTCACAAGCCTCATTGTGCAGGCCATTTCGGAGCGGGGCCTCAGCCTCAGCCCGGACGACGCCACCCTGCTGGGTCTTGGCATTTATGGCGATACCGGCTCTTTCACCTATTCTTCAACCACGCAGGCTGATTTTATGGCGGCTGCTTGGCTGCTCGGGCAGGGCATGGATGTGAACCGCATTGATGCCCTGGCGGCCCACGAACTCACGAGCCTGCACATACAGGCCTTGAACAGCCTGCTGGAATCCACCCAGACATACAACATCAACAATGTTCAGGTAACGCTTTCAGAAGCGGCCATGGAGCATTATCTGGGTGATTTTGCCTATCTGGCCCACCGCCTCATGGAGATGGAAAAATTCCCTGTGCTGTTTGCCATCGGGCTTATGGACGATCGTATTCAGGTGGTGGCCCGCAGCCGCAACGAGGCCATCAACGTGGGCGACATCTGCGCGGCCCTTGGCGGCGGCGGGCATGCCTACGCGGCTTCGGCCTCCGTGCGCACCATGACGGTGCATGAAGTGCGCGATGTAATTTTGCGCCACCTCTACGCCCAGGCTTACCCCGATAAAACCGCGCGCGAATATATGTCCTCGCCCGCCGTGGGCATTGAGGCCACCGCCACCATTCATGAGGCGGATGAACTCATGCTCCACTTCGGGCTCAAGGCCGTGCCCGTCTTCATGCCAGAAACCCGCCAGTGCACCGGTCTGCTGGATGCCCTCACGGCCTCGCGGGCCAGCGCCCACGGCCTTGGCGCATCCACGGTTGAAGACTACATGACCCGCAGAATCACCACACTGCCGCCGGATGCAACGCTCAAGGATCTGACCACAATCATCGTGGGAAGCCGCCAGCGCCTTGTGCCCATTGTGGAAGACGACAAGGTTATCGGCGTGGTCACGCGTACCGACCTTATCAATGTTTTTGCGCAGGAGCCGGGCCATATGCCGGAACCGCGCATCACCGGCGGCAAGGAGCGCAACCTTGGCAAGCTCATACAGGACAGACTGCCCCTTGCCAGCCGCAATATGCTGCACCTTGCGGGTCGGCTTGGCAGGGAGCTTGGCCTGCCGGTCTACGCCGTGGGGGGCTTTGTGCGCGATCTTCTGCTCCAGCGCCCCAACCAGGATATTGATCTGGTGGTGGAAGGCAACGGCATAGCCCTTGCGCGGGCACTGGCAAAAGAGCTCAACGGGCGGGTGCGCGAACACCAGAAGTTCCTCACCTCGGTGGTCATTTATACCGATGCCGCAGGGGACGAAGCCCGCATCGACGTGGCCACGGCGCGCCTTGAGTACTATGAATACCCAGCGGCACTGCCCACGGTTGAGCTTTCGTCCATCAAGATGGATCTGTTCCGCCGCGATTTTTCCATCAACGCCCTGGCTGTGCGGCTTGATTGCGAGCCATTCGGCCAGTTGGTGGATTTCTTCGGCGGGCAGCGCGATATCAAGGAACGCGTCATCAGGGTGTTGCACACTCTGAGCTTTGTGGAAGACCCCACCCGCTGCCTCAGGGCTGTGCGCTTTGAGCAGCGCTATAACTTCCACATCGGTGCAGGTACGGAAAAGCTCATCAAGAACGCCCTCAAACTCAAGCTCATGGACAAGCTCTCGGGCTTTCGGCTGTTCCACGAATTTCAGCATATCTGCGATGAGGACGACCCTTCGGCCTGCATCCTGCGGCTCGACCAGCTTGGCGTGCTGGAGGCGGTTTCTCCCCTGCTGTCGCTCAATCCCACGCGCAAAAATCTGCTGTTGCGGCTTCAGGAAACGCTCACGTGGTACAGGCTGTTGTATTTTGAAGAGGCAGCCCAACCCTGGCTGGCCTTCTTTCTGGTTCTCAACCACAACATGAGCTATGCCGACACGGCCAACCATTATCAGCGCATGGGCCTGCCCGAACCACGGAGGGCCGACATTCTGCGCCAGCGCGAGCACATGCGCGTGGTGCGCGGCAAGCTGGAGCCGTGGCAAAAAGACCATGAGGCAGGCAAGGAGAGCATCAGCGCCCTGTGCGCCCTGCTGCGGCCCCTTTCGCTCGAATGCCTGCTCTACCTCATGGCAGACACAAGCGACGCCGCCCTGCAAAAAAATCTTTCGCGCTACATTACCCAGTGGCGCAAAGAAAAAACGGATGTGAGCGGCGAAGACCTGCGCATCATGGGGCTGGAACCTGGCCCCGCCTTTGGACGCATTCTGGACGCCGTGCTTGCTGCCAAGCTTGACGGCACCGCCGCAACGCCAGAGCAGCAGATGGACCTGGCGCGCAACCTCGTGTGCAGTATCGCTGCCAAATCCGGCAATGGGAATGAAGAACAAACCAGTCAGAATTCTTCACTTGCCCAGCGTTTATAAGAGGTGTATAGAAACCAACTATGAAACAACTATGGGCTCCATGGCGCATTGAGTACATTCTTGGCCCCAAGCCAGACTCCTGCGTGTTCTGCCTCCCCGATCATACGGCGGATGACGAGCAGCGCCTGGTACTGCACAGAGGCCGGATGGCCTTTGTCATCATGAACAAATTCCCGTATAATAACGGGCATATCATGGTGTGCCCATACCGGCACGTTATGCTGCTGGCTGACCTCAAGCCAGAAGAAACCCATGAAATCATGGATCTTTTACAGCAGTGCACGGTAATCTTAAAGCAGCACTTTAACTGTGAAGGCATCAATATCGGCCTGAACCAGGGCCAGGCAGCGGGCGCGGGCATTCGCGAACATCTGCACTTTCACCTGGTGCCGCGCTGGACGGGCGACTCATCATTCATGGCAGTGTTTGACGAAGTGCGCACCATGCCCGAACACTTGAGCCGCACCTATGCGGCATTGAAACCGTATTTCACGAATGGCGCGGCCAATGGCAAGCAAGACCGCGCCGCTTCCACGCCCGGGCAGGAAGGTTGCGGCTCGTAAGGGCTGCATGACTTTGTGGCGGGGATTGTCTTTTTCGCAGGGGGCGACAAAGACCGGCTGGAGAGCGCGATGCTGTGCCCTCTTGGGCGATGCGGCATTCTCAAAAAGCCCGTGAAGTTTTTTTGAGATAGCTTTATTTAGCCTGAGGAGTATGTCTATGCGGTATATCAAAGTATTTTTGCTCGCCATTCTCTTTTTCCTCGCCCTTGTGTTCTTTTTTCAGAACCAGGGCGCGCTCTCCCAGAGCATGGTGCTCACGCTCAACCTGTTCTTTATTCCCGCCATGTCTTCCATCGCCCTGCCCTTCTATTTTCTGGTCATCGCGGCCTTCGCCTGTGGCGCCTTGATGACTCTGGGCTTTCTGGTGTGGGACAAGGTCAATCTGACCGCCCGCCTGATGAAGCAGAAATGGCAGATCAGCAGCCTTGAGCGTGAACTGGAAAAGTCCAAGAAAAAGCTTGGCGCAGACACAGCCCGCGCGCAGTTTTTGAGCAAGAACGGCAAGGCCGACGACCAGCCCGCGCCTGTGGCCCCCGTTGCCGCAACTGCTGCTGCCGAAGAATCATTGGTTCCGGATCCTGACAAGCAGCACTAGACGTTTTGCAATCCGCTTTGTGGCGCTGTTCGGCTGAGGGTCTGGGCAGCGCCACAATTTTTTTATGGCTGCGGTAAACCGCACCCGTCACCGTCACCCCAAGAATTACTATGTCTGAAGCCCCCGCAAAACTGACCCCCATGTTTGAGCAGTACATGGGCATCAAGGCCGAACATCCCGATGCCCTGCTGTTTTACCGCATGGGCGACTTTTATGAACTGTTTCTTGAAGACGCCAAGGTCGCGGCCCGCGAGCTTCAGATTGCCCTCACCAGCCGCAGCAGGGATGCAGAAAACCCCATTCCCATGTGCGGCGTGCCGTGGCATGCGGTGGAGGGCTACGTGGCCCAGCTCATCGACAAGGGCTACCACGTCGCCATCTGCGATCAGACAGAAGACCCAAAAGCCGCCAAGGGGCTGGTCAAGCGGGCCGTTACGCGCGTTATCACGCCAGGTACCGTACTGGAAGACGCCAACCTCGCCAGCAAGAGCCATAATTTTTTGGGTGCGCTGTGCCTTTCCGCCTCCGGTGGGGCTGGCGGCCTTGCCTGGGCGGACATTTCCACGGGTCAGTGGTCAGGCGTTGAGTTCAAGCGCGAGGCCGAGCTGTGGCAGTGGGCGCAGAAACTTGCCCCGCGCGAACTGCTGGTGCCGGAAGGGGTCGAGCCGCCCCAACGGTGCATTCTGGAAGGCATTAGGCTTGTGCGCATGCCGGTACCCCAGTTTGACCTTAAACGCGCCACAGAGCGCGTTGTGGCCGCTCAGGGGGTACGCGAGGCTGGCGCTCTTGGGCTTGAAGGCAAGCCGGAGCTCATGCGGGCCTGCGGCGCGCTGCTGGTCTATCTGAGCCAGACGCAGATGCGCAACCCCGATCACCTCATGCCCTTTGCCCCCCTTGATCTTGGCCGCCGCCTGCTCATTGACGATGTGACCGAGCGGAACCTTGAAATTTTTTGCCGCCTTAATGGCCGCAAGGGCAAGGGCACCCTACGCCATGTGCTGGACGACACCATGACCCCCATGGGCGGCAGGCTGCTTGAAGACATGCTGCGCCACCCCTGGCGAGAGCTTGGCCCCATCACCCGCGTTCAGGATGCTGTGGCCTTTTTTCATGCGGACGACGCCCGCCGCGCCGCACTGCGTGAAGCTTTGAAAAATGTCTACGACCTTGAGCGCCTCTCCACGCGCATCAGCCTGAATCAGGGCGCGCCGCGTGATTTTATCGCCCTGCGCAACAGCCTTGCGGCTCTGCCGGATGTGTATGCCGCCCTGCAAGGGGCTGGAACGCCTTCCGGGGCGATTTCTGACACAGCTCCCGCTCCTGCGGGCCAGATGCCCAAGAGCGTTGCAGATGTGATCAAGTCGTGGGACAACATGCAAGACTGCGCAGCCCTGCTGCAAAGCGCCCTGGTGGACAGCCCTCCTGCGGTCATTACCGAGGGCGGCCTGTTCAAAACCGGCTATAATGCGGAACTTG encodes:
- a CDS encoding transcriptional regulator, with the translated sequence MVKWLILILAGYALYRLFANDLNKKQKESKQESAAEMERKVAAGEMVKDPECGAYVAVDGSISVRDGETVHRFCSYECRDKFLQRLEEGGRELPPREE
- the folK gene encoding 2-amino-4-hydroxy-6-hydroxymethyldihydropteridine diphosphokinase codes for the protein MADQTKLRSYVSLGSNCDTAAEKLAAALDALAELPEMGIGAVSPVYRTEPQEYTEQPWFLNQVVELFPGDSWRPCTLVDALLDIEAKLGRVRSPDPVLRFGPRVIDVDLLLFGQERSTDPHCLVPHPRMTVRAFVMRPLLDVAPLIVVDGLPVRDWLARTVCRVEGDRIFQ
- the xerD gene encoding site-specific tyrosine recombinase XerD — encoded protein: MAHPRTKAPALATLLPLWRDFLLAQRGLSPNTVEAYGQDLESFFLYRQELAQGAAEESLPDPDEQEIFLYLAWLRARQNTGRTLARRLSALRAFFAFAVDEGRLRKNPAELLENPKLPQHLPEVLTRDEMESLLAQPDLRDKSGKRDRCMLELLYAAGLRVSELCTMCVPDLDLQRGLVRVFGKGSKERLVPLHDMMQQMLADYISACRPLFTPTGNQLFVNRSGRALTRQYVWKMVKKYALEAGIRRAISPHTFRHSFATHLLEGGADLRAVQMLLGHADISATEIYTHVQAERLRGIHHQFHPRSRQ
- a CDS encoding CBS domain-containing protein; this translates as MQHTAGTTLITCHASADFDAFAAMLAARFLYTPHVLLFPGTQERGLQKLIAGLDTAALGIVETPAIPWDSITRLVVVDTRQRGRISHVAQLLDRDDVTVELWDHHPDSTDDITSPHTHMAHIGSVTSLIVQAISERGLSLSPDDATLLGLGIYGDTGSFTYSSTTQADFMAAAWLLGQGMDVNRIDALAAHELTSLHIQALNSLLESTQTYNINNVQVTLSEAAMEHYLGDFAYLAHRLMEMEKFPVLFAIGLMDDRIQVVARSRNEAINVGDICAALGGGGHAYAASASVRTMTVHEVRDVILRHLYAQAYPDKTAREYMSSPAVGIEATATIHEADELMLHFGLKAVPVFMPETRQCTGLLDALTASRASAHGLGASTVEDYMTRRITTLPPDATLKDLTTIIVGSRQRLVPIVEDDKVIGVVTRTDLINVFAQEPGHMPEPRITGGKERNLGKLIQDRLPLASRNMLHLAGRLGRELGLPVYAVGGFVRDLLLQRPNQDIDLVVEGNGIALARALAKELNGRVREHQKFLTSVVIYTDAAGDEARIDVATARLEYYEYPAALPTVELSSIKMDLFRRDFSINALAVRLDCEPFGQLVDFFGGQRDIKERVIRVLHTLSFVEDPTRCLRAVRFEQRYNFHIGAGTEKLIKNALKLKLMDKLSGFRLFHEFQHICDEDDPSACILRLDQLGVLEAVSPLLSLNPTRKNLLLRLQETLTWYRLLYFEEAAQPWLAFFLVLNHNMSYADTANHYQRMGLPEPRRADILRQREHMRVVRGKLEPWQKDHEAGKESISALCALLRPLSLECLLYLMADTSDAALQKNLSRYITQWRKEKTDVSGEDLRIMGLEPGPAFGRILDAVLAAKLDGTAATPEQQMDLARNLVCSIAAKSGNGNEEQTSQNSSLAQRL
- a CDS encoding HIT domain-containing protein, with amino-acid sequence MKQLWAPWRIEYILGPKPDSCVFCLPDHTADDEQRLVLHRGRMAFVIMNKFPYNNGHIMVCPYRHVMLLADLKPEETHEIMDLLQQCTVILKQHFNCEGINIGLNQGQAAGAGIREHLHFHLVPRWTGDSSFMAVFDEVRTMPEHLSRTYAALKPYFTNGAANGKQDRAASTPGQEGCGS
- a CDS encoding LapA family protein, whose product is MRYIKVFLLAILFFLALVFFFQNQGALSQSMVLTLNLFFIPAMSSIALPFYFLVIAAFACGALMTLGFLVWDKVNLTARLMKQKWQISSLERELEKSKKKLGADTARAQFLSKNGKADDQPAPVAPVAATAAAEESLVPDPDKQH